A single window of Candidatus Methylomirabilota bacterium DNA harbors:
- a CDS encoding aldo/keto reductase, translating to ALLAASAASAATGRADGQSALALIARPIPSTGETIPAVGLGTWRTFDVARSPSEREPLREVLRRFVTLGGRVVDSSPMYGTAEEVVGDLAAALGVRDSLFLATKVWTAGREAGVAEMERSLRRLRAARLDLLQIHNLVDWPTHLRTLRAWKEAGRIRYLGVTHYVASAHDELERIMRAEPLDFVQVNYSLGEPEAERRLLPLARERGVAVLVNRPFVEGQLFRRVRGRSLPSWAAEFDCASWGQFFLKWILAHPAVTCVIPATAKPTHLADNMRAGTGALPDAATRARMAAYLG from the coding sequence GGCCCTGCTGGCCGCCTCGGCGGCCAGCGCCGCCACCGGTCGGGCGGACGGTCAGTCAGCCCTCGCGCTCATCGCGCGCCCGATTCCTTCGACGGGGGAGACGATTCCCGCGGTCGGCCTGGGAACGTGGCGCACCTTCGATGTGGCGCGATCGCCGTCCGAGCGTGAGCCGCTCCGCGAGGTGTTACGCCGGTTCGTCACGCTGGGCGGTCGCGTCGTCGACTCGTCTCCCATGTACGGGACCGCGGAGGAGGTGGTGGGAGACCTGGCCGCGGCGCTGGGGGTGCGGGACTCGCTGTTCCTCGCGACCAAGGTGTGGACGGCCGGCCGCGAGGCCGGCGTCGCCGAGATGGAGCGGTCGCTGCGCCGCCTGCGCGCGGCGCGCCTGGACCTGCTCCAAATCCACAATCTGGTCGATTGGCCGACGCACCTCAGAACCCTGCGCGCGTGGAAGGAGGCAGGGCGCATCCGCTATCTCGGCGTCACCCACTACGTGGCCAGCGCCCACGACGAGCTGGAGCGCATCATGCGGGCCGAGCCCCTCGATTTCGTCCAGGTCAACTACTCGCTGGGCGAGCCTGAGGCCGAGCGCCGGCTCCTGCCGCTCGCGCGCGAGCGCGGGGTCGCCGTGCTCGTCAACCGGCCCTTCGTCGAAGGCCAGCTGTTCCGGCGCGTGCGCGGGCGGAGCCTGCCGTCCTGGGCCGCGGAGTTCGACTGTGCGAGCTGGGGCCAGTTCTTCCTCAAGTGGATCCTGGCCCACCCGGCCGTCACCTGCGTGATCCCGGCCACGGCAAAGCCAACGCACCTCGCCGACAACATGCGCGCTGGGACCGGCGCCCTGCCCGACGCCGCCACGCGGGCGCGGATGGCCGCCTATCTAGGATGA
- a CDS encoding universal stress protein, with protein MTKRVLVPLGERERDEMVLPLVAALAREFGATVRLLRVYSIPEMIVGPSGRVLAYVDQEMARLNGEGLDQLQAADFRLDGVTVEHAIRFGDPAQEIVHEAEEWSADLIALSASSRGRLASAIAPGVAEQVSWRATTPTLVLRT; from the coding sequence ATGACCAAGCGAGTTCTGGTACCGCTGGGCGAGCGTGAGCGTGACGAGATGGTTCTGCCGTTGGTCGCCGCGCTGGCGCGGGAGTTCGGCGCCACCGTGCGCCTGCTACGGGTGTACTCCATTCCCGAGATGATCGTGGGGCCGAGCGGCCGGGTGCTGGCCTACGTGGATCAGGAGATGGCTCGCCTCAACGGCGAAGGGCTCGACCAGTTACAGGCGGCCGACTTCCGGCTGGACGGTGTCACGGTGGAACACGCCATCCGCTTCGGGGACCCGGCCCAGGAGATCGTCCACGAGGCCGAGGAGTGGTCGGCCGACTTGATCGCGCTGTCGGCCTCGAGCCGGGGTCGGCTCGCCAGCGCGATCGCGCCCGGCGTGGCCGAACAGGTCAGCTGGCGGGCGACCACGCCGACGCTGGTACTTCGCACCTGA
- the sufB gene encoding Fe-S cluster assembly protein SufB, with the protein MSDTAKVIDALTNREYPYGFVTQIEADTAPPGLSEDIIRFISAKKNEPSFMLEWRLRAYRHWATLEQAAAEPRWANIRYDPIDYQSIVYYSAPKRATTASLDEIDPEILRTFEKLGIPLEEQKRLSGVAVDAVFDSVSVATTFQDKLAELGIIFCSFSEAVQKHPELVEKYLGSVVPYTDNFFATLNSAVFTDGSFCYIPKGVRCPMELSTYFRINTAGSGQFERTLIVADEGSTVSYLEGCTAPRRDEHQLHAAVVELVALADAQIKYSTVQNWYAGDREGRGGIYNFVTKRGKCVGPRSRISWTQVETGSAITWKYPSVLLQGDESVGEFYSVALTNHRQQADTGTKMIHIGRNTRSTIISKGISAGQGNNTYRGLVKVLPRATNARNYTQCDSMLLGDRCGAHTFPYIELGNSSSTVEHEASTRKISEEQLFYCKQRGLSAENAVSMIVNGFCKEVFKNLPMEFAVEASRLLGVSLEGGVG; encoded by the coding sequence ATGAGCGATACAGCGAAGGTGATCGACGCCCTCACGAACCGGGAGTACCCGTACGGCTTCGTGACGCAGATCGAGGCGGATACGGCACCGCCGGGACTGAGCGAGGACATCATCCGGTTCATCTCGGCCAAGAAGAACGAGCCGTCCTTCATGCTCGAGTGGCGACTGCGCGCCTACCGGCACTGGGCGACCCTCGAGCAGGCGGCGGCGGAGCCGCGCTGGGCCAACATCCGGTACGACCCGATCGACTACCAGAGCATCGTCTATTATTCAGCGCCCAAGCGGGCGACGACGGCGAGCCTGGACGAGATCGACCCCGAGATCCTCAGGACCTTCGAGAAGCTCGGCATCCCCCTGGAGGAGCAGAAGCGGCTCAGCGGAGTCGCCGTCGATGCGGTCTTCGACAGCGTGTCCGTCGCCACCACGTTCCAGGACAAGCTGGCCGAGCTCGGCATCATCTTCTGCTCCTTCTCGGAAGCGGTGCAGAAGCATCCCGAGCTGGTCGAGAAGTACCTGGGCTCGGTCGTGCCCTACACCGACAACTTCTTCGCGACGCTGAACTCGGCCGTCTTCACCGACGGCTCGTTCTGCTACATCCCCAAGGGCGTGCGCTGCCCGATGGAGCTGTCGACGTACTTCCGGATCAACACCGCCGGCTCGGGGCAGTTCGAGCGCACCCTGATCGTCGCCGACGAGGGCAGCACGGTGAGCTACCTGGAGGGTTGTACGGCGCCCCGGCGCGACGAGCACCAGCTGCACGCGGCCGTCGTCGAGCTGGTGGCCCTGGCCGACGCCCAGATCAAGTACTCCACCGTGCAGAACTGGTACGCCGGCGACCGCGAGGGCAGGGGAGGCATCTACAACTTCGTCACCAAGCGGGGCAAGTGCGTGGGGCCCCGCTCGCGGATCTCCTGGACGCAGGTGGAGACGGGCTCGGCCATCACCTGGAAGTACCCGAGCGTGCTGCTGCAGGGCGACGAGTCGGTGGGTGAGTTCTACTCGGTGGCCCTGACCAATCATCGCCAGCAGGCCGACACCGGCACCAAGATGATCCACATCGGCCGGAACACCCGCAGCACCATCATCTCCAAGGGCATCTCGGCGGGCCAGGGCAACAATACGTATCGGGGCCTGGTCAAGGTGCTGCCCCGCGCGACCAACGCGCGCAACTACACGCAGTGCGACTCCATGCTGCTCGGTGACCGGTGTGGCGCCCACACCTTCCCGTACATCGAGCTGGGCAACAGCTCCTCCACCGTCGAGCACGAGGCCTCGACCCGGAAGATCAGCGAGGAGCAGCTCTTCTACTGCAAGCAGCGCGGGCTGTCGGCCGAGAACGCCGTCTCCATGATCGTCAACGGGTTCTGCAAGGAGGTCTTCAAGAACCTCCCCATGGAGTTCGCCGTGGAGGCCTCGCGACTGCTGGGCGTGAGCCTGGAAGGCGGCGTGGGTTAG
- the sufC gene encoding Fe-S cluster assembly ATPase SufC, protein MLSIRGLHAGVDGKEILRGVDLEVAAGEVHAVMGPNGSGKSTLAQVLAGHPAYTVTSGEVLYEGQNLLALPPEERARAGVFLAFQYPVEIPGVSNAQFLKGAINELRTRRGQEELDALEVLQLLKDKLALVEMDPSFLSRPVNEGFSGGEKKRNEILQMAVLEPRLAILDETDSGLDIDALRIVAGGINRRRGPDNAIVLVTHYQRILNYITPDRVHVLAAGRIVRSGGKELAQELEAKGYEGQG, encoded by the coding sequence TTGCTGAGCATCCGCGGGCTCCACGCCGGGGTCGACGGCAAGGAGATACTCCGGGGCGTCGATCTCGAGGTGGCCGCCGGCGAGGTCCACGCGGTGATGGGCCCCAACGGATCGGGCAAGAGCACGCTGGCCCAGGTGCTGGCCGGGCACCCCGCCTACACGGTCACCAGCGGGGAGGTGCTCTACGAGGGCCAGAACCTGCTGGCCCTGCCGCCCGAGGAGCGAGCGCGGGCGGGCGTGTTCCTGGCCTTCCAGTACCCGGTGGAGATCCCGGGGGTCAGCAACGCCCAGTTCCTCAAGGGGGCGATCAACGAGCTCCGCACCCGGCGCGGCCAAGAGGAGCTCGACGCCCTGGAAGTCCTGCAGCTGCTCAAGGACAAGCTGGCCCTGGTGGAGATGGATCCCAGCTTCCTCAGTCGGCCCGTCAACGAGGGCTTTTCCGGCGGCGAGAAGAAGCGCAACGAGATCCTCCAGATGGCGGTGCTGGAGCCCCGACTGGCGATCCTGGACGAGACGGACTCCGGTCTGGACATCGACGCCCTCCGCATCGTGGCCGGCGGAATCAACCGCCGGCGCGGCCCGGACAACGCCATCGTCCTGGTGACGCACTACCAGCGCATTCTCAACTACATCACGCCCGACCGGGTGCACGTCCTCGCCGCCGGGCGGATCGTCAGGTCGGGAGGCAAGGAGCTGGCCCAGGAGCTGGAGGCCAAAGGGTACGAGGGCCAGGGATGA
- the sufD gene encoding Fe-S cluster assembly protein SufD: MKERLLAAVARLERDTAGAPAWLVDGRRRARDRFAEAGLPTTRDEEWKYTSLAPLLATDLDPAAEVEIDGVSEEAIAPFLMGDPSWRRLVFVNGRYSPKLSSVAFLPGGVRIGSLAEAVLTDAGALREHVAGDGDGDGFTALNAALWRDGAFVLVPAGAVVPAPLHLVFVATAPAAPTVGHPKNLIVLGEGSELTVVESYVAVGDDRYLTNAVTDIVAGAGARVDHYRLQHESSRAFHVGRTRIAQQRDSAVTSCAITFGGRLARHDVHVVLGGEGAECALNGLFVIGGAQHSDIHTVVDHVVPRGTSRQLYKGVLDGRARGVFNGRIVVRPGAQKTDAHQTNKNLLLADGVEMDSKPQLEIFADDVKCSHGAADGQLAGDALFYLESRGFGEAAARALLTYGFASEVLGRIQEPTVRARLEAALTARLRDGRVNEEMA, from the coding sequence ATGAAGGAACGTCTGCTCGCGGCCGTGGCCCGCCTGGAGCGTGACACCGCCGGCGCCCCGGCCTGGCTCGTCGACGGCCGCCGTCGGGCCCGCGACCGTTTCGCCGAGGCCGGGCTCCCCACCACGCGGGATGAGGAGTGGAAGTACACGAGCCTCGCCCCGCTGCTGGCGACCGACCTGGATCCGGCCGCCGAGGTGGAGATCGACGGCGTCTCCGAGGAGGCGATCGCCCCGTTCCTGATGGGCGATCCCTCGTGGCGGCGGCTCGTGTTCGTGAACGGCCGCTACTCGCCCAAGCTGTCGTCCGTAGCCTTCCTGCCGGGTGGCGTGCGGATCGGCAGCCTCGCCGAGGCCGTCCTCACCGACGCCGGGGCGCTCCGGGAGCACGTCGCGGGCGATGGTGACGGGGACGGCTTCACGGCGCTGAACGCCGCCTTGTGGCGGGACGGCGCCTTCGTCCTGGTGCCCGCCGGGGCAGTCGTCCCCGCCCCGCTTCACCTCGTCTTCGTGGCTACCGCTCCGGCGGCGCCGACCGTCGGGCATCCGAAGAACCTGATCGTGCTCGGGGAAGGAAGCGAGCTGACGGTCGTGGAGAGCTACGTGGCCGTCGGCGACGACCGCTACCTCACGAACGCGGTCACCGACATCGTGGCCGGGGCAGGGGCCCGGGTCGACCACTACCGGCTGCAGCACGAGAGCTCCCGGGCTTTCCACGTGGGCCGAACGCGGATCGCCCAGCAGCGTGACAGCGCCGTGACGTCGTGCGCGATCACCTTCGGCGGGCGCCTGGCGCGCCACGACGTCCACGTGGTGCTGGGTGGCGAGGGCGCCGAGTGCGCGTTGAACGGCCTGTTCGTGATCGGCGGCGCCCAGCACAGCGACATCCACACCGTCGTCGACCATGTGGTGCCGCGCGGGACCAGCCGCCAGCTCTACAAGGGCGTGCTCGACGGGCGCGCCCGGGGCGTCTTCAACGGCCGCATCGTGGTGCGGCCCGGCGCCCAGAAGACGGACGCCCATCAGACGAACAAGAACCTGTTGCTGGCCGACGGGGTGGAGATGGACAGCAAGCCCCAGCTGGAGATCTTCGCCGATGACGTCAAGTGCAGCCACGGCGCGGCCGACGGGCAACTCGCCGGGGACGCGCTCTTCTATCTCGAGAGCCGAGGGTTCGGGGAGGCCGCGGCCCGGGCCCTGCTCACCTACGGGTTCGCCAGCGAAGTGCTGGGCAGGATCCAGGAGCCGACGGTCCGGGCTCGCCTCGAAGCCGCGCTGACAGCGCGCCTGCGTGACGGCCGGGTCAACGAGGAGATGGCATGA
- a CDS encoding cysteine desulfurase, with product MSWDVERVRKDFPILQQEVHGKPLVYLDSAATSQKPQVVLDALTSYYVTVNANVHRGVHLLSEKATADYEAARVRVQRFLGAARPEEIVFVRGTTEGINLVAQSYGRRAVGPGDEVVITALEHHSNIVPWQMLCQERGAVLRVVPIDDDGQVELEAYEQVLGERTRLVAVAHVSNALGTILPVKRMIEMAHRRDVPVLVDGAQAVPHLRVDVRDLDCDFYVFSGHKVFGPTGIGALYGKSAHLEDMSPWQGGGDMIKVVTFEQTLYNDPPYKFEAGTPDIAGAIGLGAALDYLSGLGLSEVAAYEHELLEYGTRALAAVPGLRLIGTARDKASVLSFVLEGVHAHDVGTILDREGIAVRTGHHCAMPVMQRFGVPATTRASLALYNTRAELDALARALRRVHEIFG from the coding sequence ATGAGCTGGGACGTGGAGCGGGTGCGCAAGGATTTCCCGATCCTGCAGCAGGAAGTGCACGGCAAGCCGCTGGTCTACCTCGACAGCGCAGCCACCAGCCAGAAGCCCCAGGTGGTCCTCGACGCCCTGACCAGCTACTACGTGACGGTGAACGCGAACGTGCACCGGGGGGTGCACCTGCTCAGCGAGAAGGCCACCGCCGACTACGAAGCCGCCCGGGTCCGCGTGCAACGCTTCCTGGGGGCGGCGCGCCCGGAAGAGATCGTCTTCGTGCGGGGGACGACCGAGGGGATCAACCTGGTGGCCCAGAGCTACGGCCGCCGGGCCGTGGGCCCCGGCGACGAGGTCGTGATCACGGCCCTCGAGCACCACTCGAACATCGTGCCCTGGCAGATGCTCTGCCAGGAGCGCGGCGCCGTCCTGCGCGTCGTGCCCATCGACGACGACGGCCAGGTCGAGCTCGAGGCCTACGAGCAGGTGCTCGGCGAGCGGACCCGGCTGGTCGCCGTCGCCCACGTCTCCAACGCCCTCGGGACGATCCTGCCCGTGAAGCGCATGATCGAGATGGCGCATCGCCGGGACGTGCCGGTGCTGGTGGACGGCGCCCAGGCCGTGCCCCACCTGCGCGTGGACGTGCGCGATCTGGACTGCGACTTCTACGTGTTCTCCGGCCACAAAGTGTTCGGTCCGACCGGGATCGGCGCGCTCTACGGCAAGAGCGCGCACCTGGAGGACATGAGCCCCTGGCAGGGCGGCGGCGACATGATCAAGGTCGTCACCTTCGAGCAGACGCTCTACAACGACCCGCCCTACAAGTTCGAGGCGGGGACGCCGGACATCGCCGGCGCCATCGGCCTGGGCGCGGCCCTCGACTACCTGAGCGGCCTGGGGCTCAGCGAGGTCGCGGCCTACGAGCACGAGCTGCTGGAATACGGGACCCGGGCGCTGGCGGCCGTGCCGGGACTGCGCCTGATCGGGACGGCCCGGGACAAGGCCAGCGTGCTGTCGTTCGTCCTGGAGGGGGTTCACGCTCACGACGTGGGCACCATCCTGGACCGCGAGGGCATCGCCGTGCGCACGGGGCATCACTGCGCCATGCCGGTGATGCAGCGGTTCGGCGTGCCCGCCACCACGCGGGCCTCGCTCGCGCTCTACAACACCCGGGCCGAGCTCGACGCCCTGGCCCGGGCCCTGAGGCGGGTGCACGAGATCTTCGGCTGA
- a CDS encoding SUF system NifU family Fe-S cluster assembly protein yields the protein MSELRELYQQVILDHNRKPRNFRRLPQPARRAEGHNPLCGDHVSVEVKVEAGTIRDIAFQGSGCAISRASASMMTDSLQGKTTAEAEALFQRFHRMVTEDAGDAGALGKLAVFAGVREFPSRIKCATLPWHTAHAALVGQAEPVTTE from the coding sequence ATGTCCGAGCTGCGGGAGCTCTACCAGCAGGTGATCCTCGACCACAACCGCAAGCCGCGGAACTTCCGGCGGCTCCCCCAGCCCGCCCGGCGCGCCGAGGGCCACAACCCCCTCTGCGGGGATCACGTGAGCGTCGAGGTGAAGGTCGAGGCCGGCACCATCCGCGACATCGCCTTTCAGGGGTCGGGCTGCGCCATCTCCAGAGCCTCGGCCTCGATGATGACGGACAGCCTGCAGGGCAAGACCACGGCCGAGGCCGAGGCGCTGTTCCAGCGGTTCCATCGGATGGTGACCGAGGACGCTGGCGACGCCGGGGCGCTGGGCAAGCTGGCGGTCTTCGCCGGCGTGCGGGAGTTCCCCAGCCGGATCAAGTGCGCGACACTGCCCTGGCATACGGCGCACGCGGCGCTCGTCGGCCAGGCCGAGCCCGTGACAACGGAATGA
- a CDS encoding DUF59 domain-containing protein: MVDQAAIEKLAIEALQTVYDPEIPVNIYELGLIYGVTVDPAGAVAVKMTLTAAGCPAAQSLPAEVEERIRSIAGVTGVNVEVVFDPPWCPDRMSEAAKLQLGML, encoded by the coding sequence ATGGTCGATCAGGCAGCGATCGAGAAGCTCGCGATAGAGGCCCTGCAGACGGTCTACGACCCCGAGATCCCGGTGAACATCTACGAGCTGGGGCTGATCTACGGCGTCACCGTCGACCCGGCGGGCGCAGTCGCGGTGAAGATGACGCTGACCGCAGCCGGCTGTCCGGCGGCCCAGTCGCTGCCGGCCGAGGTCGAGGAGCGGATCCGCAGCATCGCGGGGGTCACCGGCGTGAACGTCGAGGTGGTGTTCGACCCTCCGTGGTGCCCGGATCGCATGTCCGAGGCGGCCAAGCTGCAGCTGGGCATGCTGTGA
- a CDS encoding cysteine desulfurase family protein — protein MTTPIYLDYNATTPLDPEVIGAMQPFLTEHFGNPSSAHAYGRRARAAVEHARSQVAALLGAEPAEIVFTGGGSEASNLAIKGVCFKALEKSLADELHVVTSAVEHPATLEPCAFLERLGVRVTRLPVDRHGMVDLDTLRAALQRPTLLVSILHAQNEVGTLEPIREIAALARAQGALVHTDAAQSVGKLPVDVHELGVDLLTVAGHKLYAPKGVGALYVREGLAVEPLVHGAGHERGRRAGTENVPYVVALGAACDVARRALPAATATLGRIRDRLWEHLRAKLGDRVVVNGHPERRLPNTLNVSFLGHVGGELLAASPEIAASTGSACHEGDVQLSPVLTAMNLPVETARGSVRLSLGRFTTEAEVDCAAEALVRRAAR, from the coding sequence GTGACGACGCCGATCTACCTCGACTACAACGCCACGACCCCGCTCGATCCCGAAGTCATCGGCGCCATGCAGCCGTTCTTGACCGAGCACTTCGGCAACCCGTCGAGCGCCCACGCCTACGGCCGGAGGGCCCGCGCGGCGGTGGAGCACGCCAGATCCCAGGTGGCCGCGCTGCTGGGCGCGGAGCCGGCCGAGATCGTCTTCACCGGGGGCGGCAGCGAAGCCAGCAACCTCGCGATCAAAGGCGTCTGCTTCAAGGCGCTCGAAAAGTCGCTGGCCGACGAGCTGCACGTCGTCACCAGCGCGGTCGAGCACCCCGCCACGCTGGAGCCCTGCGCATTCCTGGAACGGCTGGGCGTCCGCGTCACGCGGCTGCCGGTCGACCGCCACGGCATGGTCGATCTCGACACGCTGCGGGCAGCGCTGCAGCGACCGACGCTGCTCGTCAGCATCCTGCATGCGCAGAACGAGGTGGGAACGCTGGAGCCCATCCGCGAGATCGCGGCCCTGGCCCGCGCGCAGGGCGCGCTGGTCCACACGGACGCCGCGCAGTCCGTCGGCAAGCTGCCCGTCGACGTCCACGAGCTCGGCGTGGACCTGCTCACGGTGGCCGGGCACAAGCTCTACGCGCCGAAGGGCGTGGGGGCGCTCTACGTGCGGGAGGGTCTTGCCGTGGAGCCGCTGGTCCACGGCGCCGGCCACGAGCGCGGACGACGCGCCGGGACGGAGAATGTCCCGTACGTGGTCGCACTCGGAGCGGCCTGCGACGTCGCTCGCCGCGCGCTTCCGGCAGCCACCGCGACGCTCGGCCGGATTCGCGACCGGCTGTGGGAGCATCTGCGCGCGAAGCTGGGGGATCGCGTCGTCGTCAACGGCCATCCCGAGCGTCGGCTCCCCAACACCCTCAACGTCAGCTTTCTGGGCCATGTCGGCGGCGAGCTCCTGGCCGCCTCGCCCGAGATCGCCGCGTCCACTGGATCGGCCTGCCACGAGGGGGATGTGCAGCTGTCTCCGGTGCTGACCGCTATGAACCTGCCCGTCGAGACAGCGCGGGGCAGCGTCCGACTCAGCCTGGGCCGGTTCACCACCGAGGCCGAAGTGGATTGCGCTGCCGAGGCCCTGGTGCGTCGCGCCGCCCGGTGA
- a CDS encoding ABC transporter substrate-binding protein has protein sequence MAEEVSRRGFINRLGVTLGAAGATVGSLASPPMAFAQDKPKGNIPSTPYRIGHMTFFTGPAAVLGEPMFKGQQLAAEEINAAGGLLGKRKIELLKADEAAGTDANVKELRRLKLSEKIDFFCGITSSGNTPALGPVAEELKVLTIFVDGCTDFLWDKAVLNPHYTFRITNMQSADGVTAAVAAAMTWPKTKRIAHIHPDYSYGRNAFDHFTIVMKKMLPNAENVSEGWPKLGTTDFSSHITKAIASKPDVLATSVWGGDYVAFYKQALRYGMFDKMKVASMIAFGVAPHAIGKDHPEGIIAGVHSNYHFTYPAGDRWPYNKTFVEKYHKRFNEYPNFQAEGGYVATYMLKTAIEKANKLVGGWPDDDALITMLEGMMMAGPAGYVYIRPDNHQGYKDAVTGFSKNVPEYPFPILDPARIITIPIRNITAPPGWPKGDPTSTYTWIDKTWPRVKA, from the coding sequence ATGGCGGAGGAAGTCAGTCGTCGAGGTTTCATCAACCGCCTCGGGGTCACCCTCGGGGCTGCCGGCGCCACCGTGGGGTCGCTGGCGAGTCCGCCAATGGCCTTCGCCCAGGACAAGCCCAAGGGCAACATCCCGAGCACGCCCTACCGGATCGGCCACATGACCTTCTTCACGGGGCCGGCGGCGGTGCTGGGCGAGCCGATGTTCAAGGGGCAGCAGCTGGCCGCCGAGGAGATCAACGCCGCCGGCGGGCTGCTGGGCAAGCGGAAGATCGAGCTCCTCAAGGCGGACGAGGCCGCCGGCACCGACGCCAACGTCAAGGAGCTCCGTCGGCTCAAGCTGTCGGAGAAGATCGACTTCTTCTGCGGCATCACCTCCAGCGGCAACACGCCGGCCCTCGGCCCGGTCGCCGAGGAGCTCAAGGTGCTGACCATCTTCGTCGACGGCTGCACGGACTTCCTGTGGGACAAGGCCGTGCTGAATCCGCACTACACCTTCCGCATCACCAACATGCAATCGGCGGACGGCGTCACCGCCGCGGTAGCCGCCGCGATGACGTGGCCGAAGACCAAGCGCATCGCCCACATCCACCCCGATTACTCGTACGGGCGCAACGCCTTCGACCACTTCACCATCGTCATGAAGAAGATGCTCCCCAACGCCGAGAACGTCTCCGAGGGTTGGCCCAAGCTCGGTACCACCGACTTCAGCTCGCACATCACCAAGGCCATCGCCTCCAAACCCGACGTGCTGGCGACCTCAGTGTGGGGCGGCGACTACGTGGCGTTCTACAAGCAGGCGCTGCGCTACGGGATGTTCGACAAGATGAAGGTGGCCAGCATGATCGCCTTCGGCGTGGCGCCCCACGCCATCGGCAAAGACCATCCCGAGGGCATCATCGCCGGCGTCCACTCGAACTACCACTTCACGTATCCGGCCGGCGATCGCTGGCCCTACAACAAGACCTTCGTCGAGAAGTACCACAAGCGGTTCAACGAGTATCCGAACTTCCAGGCCGAAGGCGGCTACGTGGCCACCTACATGCTGAAGACCGCCATCGAGAAGGCCAACAAGCTCGTGGGCGGCTGGCCCGATGACGACGCCCTCATCACGATGCTCGAGGGCATGATGATGGCCGGCCCGGCCGGCTACGTGTACATCCGTCCCGACAACCATCAGGGCTACAAGGATGCGGTGACCGGGTTCAGCAAGAACGTCCCGGAATACCCCTTCCCGATCCTCGACCCCGCCCGCATCATCACCATCCCGATCCGTAACATCACGGCGCCTCCCGGCTGGCCCAAGGGGGACCCGACCTCCACCTACACCTGGATCGACAAGACCTGGCCTCGGGTCAAGGCGTAG
- a CDS encoding branched-chain amino acid ABC transporter permease: MDFFFIHLLNALLSAATLFLIAGGLSLIYGVMRIINLAHGNLYAFGAYVTAWTLGKLLVGAPTPILYLVLPVGAVGAALLGALLEPTLLRPFYRRAEEYQLLVTFGLLMILGDTMHFLWGPYPLSASALWENSGSLMIAGNPYPYYNLVVIGIGGLAAAFLWAFVYKTRFGVVLRATSQNMRMASALGVNVNRIYVLAFTLGCFMAGLGGAIIAPSQSAVLDMGVDALVLSFIVVVIGGLGSLEGALVGALIVGIVREAGITWFPEIELAVLYLMAAIVLLARPAGLFGRATT; this comes from the coding sequence ATGGATTTCTTCTTCATCCACCTCCTCAATGCCCTCCTGTCGGCGGCCACGCTGTTCCTCATCGCCGGGGGCCTGAGCCTGATCTACGGCGTGATGCGGATCATCAACCTGGCTCACGGCAACCTCTACGCCTTCGGCGCCTACGTCACGGCGTGGACGCTCGGCAAGCTGCTGGTCGGCGCGCCGACGCCTATCCTCTACCTGGTCCTGCCGGTGGGCGCGGTGGGGGCGGCGCTGCTGGGGGCGCTGCTGGAACCCACCCTGCTCCGCCCGTTCTACCGGCGCGCCGAGGAGTACCAGCTGCTGGTGACCTTCGGCCTGCTCATGATCCTGGGCGATACGATGCACTTCCTGTGGGGGCCGTATCCGCTGTCGGCCAGCGCCCTCTGGGAAAACTCGGGCAGCCTCATGATTGCCGGGAATCCGTATCCGTACTACAACCTGGTCGTCATCGGCATCGGCGGCCTCGCCGCCGCCTTTCTGTGGGCGTTCGTCTACAAGACGCGCTTCGGCGTGGTCCTCCGCGCCACCTCGCAGAACATGCGTATGGCCTCCGCCCTCGGCGTGAACGTGAATCGGATCTACGTGCTGGCCTTCACGCTCGGGTGCTTCATGGCCGGCCTGGGCGGCGCCATCATCGCGCCCAGCCAATCGGCGGTGCTGGACATGGGGGTCGACGCGCTGGTGCTCTCCTTCATCGTGGTGGTCATCGGCGGGCTGGGCAGCCTGGAGGGCGCGCTGGTGGGGGCGCTGATCGTGGGCATCGTGCGCGAAGCGGGCATCACGTGGTTCCCCGAGATCGAGCTCGCCGTCCTCTATCTGATGGCGGCCATCGTCCTGCTGGCGCGGCCGGCCGGCCTGTTCGGGCGCGCCACCACGTGA